The following coding sequences lie in one Vibrio sp. BS-M-Sm-2 genomic window:
- a CDS encoding GGDEF domain-containing protein: protein MKVNRHFSLTFIFGFPAVIATMLLGLIGKNHFDSVKKDIDSEFHRIEEVFKRTTKVVTALDYSFSNYYKSGNPLFLDHNKQVVDGLCQIWPIDVLLLADGKTSDIPSVDIDYMLVGQESLCSETSDSYKSASEKIALAPILSFLSQLDEYHDGVHFIDTSGYVISSPEDFAKGLSKELLSTIKSRPYWQKTANNPDQLTLSGPGYRFDSLDRMISMTIPVFHKGVHQGMLSVDINAGRLLENSNGHLAGRIDIIDTTRSAPIDSAAFYHEINLEGVASHHAMYYELDFAKEVEHFFLYEKDSLIVAIIVYLFSVTIFFYVNSNIERGYFKDLAAKDPMTGLLNRRGLEAFWRNVEHDQLFALTVFDIDDFKLINDTYGHDKGDDVIRYMSRQISNSVRSSDVAARFGGEEFVVYLKGDDRDTMIRTLQRVKAAVCNKSSDIVPNGFTISGGVCIVETKQSKLNFDEIFKYADEKLYVAKTAGKDRLEF from the coding sequence ATGAAAGTAAATAGGCACTTTAGCCTTACCTTTATCTTCGGGTTTCCCGCGGTGATCGCGACGATGCTGCTTGGCTTAATCGGAAAGAACCATTTTGATTCGGTTAAAAAAGACATCGACAGCGAGTTCCATCGTATCGAAGAGGTGTTCAAAAGAACCACAAAAGTGGTGACTGCTCTAGATTACAGTTTCTCCAACTACTACAAATCCGGAAACCCTCTCTTTCTCGATCACAACAAACAAGTTGTGGATGGGCTTTGCCAAATCTGGCCTATTGATGTACTACTCCTCGCGGACGGTAAAACTTCAGACATTCCTTCTGTCGATATCGACTATATGCTGGTCGGCCAAGAATCCCTTTGTTCCGAAACCAGTGATAGCTACAAGAGCGCCTCAGAAAAGATAGCTCTAGCTCCTATTCTTTCATTTTTATCTCAGCTTGATGAATACCACGACGGCGTGCACTTTATTGATACGAGTGGCTATGTGATCTCTTCGCCGGAAGATTTTGCCAAAGGACTCAGTAAAGAGCTGCTCTCGACTATAAAGAGTCGTCCTTACTGGCAGAAAACTGCCAACAACCCTGACCAGCTCACGCTCTCTGGCCCTGGTTATCGCTTTGATTCCCTTGACCGCATGATCAGTATGACCATCCCTGTATTCCATAAAGGGGTTCACCAAGGGATGCTGTCGGTAGATATTAATGCTGGCAGGTTGCTTGAGAATTCTAATGGGCATCTGGCTGGTCGGATAGATATTATCGATACTACTCGCTCTGCGCCGATTGATAGTGCGGCTTTCTACCATGAGATTAACCTAGAAGGTGTCGCATCCCATCATGCCATGTATTACGAATTGGATTTTGCCAAAGAAGTGGAGCACTTTTTTCTCTACGAGAAAGACAGCCTTATTGTTGCCATCATCGTGTATCTATTCTCTGTAACTATTTTCTTTTACGTCAATTCCAATATAGAACGAGGTTACTTCAAAGATCTTGCAGCCAAAGACCCTATGACAGGTTTATTGAATCGCCGCGGGTTAGAAGCATTCTGGCGTAATGTAGAGCACGATCAACTGTTTGCCTTAACTGTATTTGATATCGATGATTTTAAGTTAATTAACGACACCTACGGCCACGACAAGGGTGATGATGTGATTCGTTATATGTCACGTCAGATAAGTAACAGTGTACGAAGCAGTGATGTTGCAGCACGGTTTGGCGGAGAAGAGTTCGTTGTTTACCTGAAAGGTGATGACCGTGATACGATGATTAGAACGTTACAGCGCGTGAAAGCTGCAGTTTGCAATAAATCATCAGATATCGTCCCAAATGGTTTTACGATTTCTGGAGGCGTCTGCATTGTGGAGACAAAGCAGAGTAAACTTAATTTCGATGAGATATTTAAGTACGCTGATGAAAAGCTGTACGTGGCTAAGACGGCGGGTAAAGACCGTCTCGAATTTTAG
- the nhaB gene encoding Na(+)/H(+) antiporter NhaB, with protein sequence MPMSLGNAFIKNFLGKAPDWYKLAIISFLIINPFVFFLVDPFVAGWLLVVEFIFTLAMALKCYPLQPGGLLAIQAVAIGMTKPEMVYHELQANLPVLLLLVFMVAGIYFMKELLLFIFTKILLGIQSKILLSVAFCVAAAFLSAFLDALTVIAVVISVAVGFYSIYHKVASGKGTTSAHDHTHDEEISELTRDDLENYRAFLRSLLMHAGVGTALGGVMTMVGEPQNLVIAKQAGWEFGEFIIRMLPVTLPVFFCGILTCALVEKFKVFGYGAELPTNVRQILVEFDNKERANRTKQDVAKLWVQSAIAVWLIVGLALHVAEVGLIGLSVIILATAFTGVIEEHSMGKAFEEALPFTALLAVFFAVVAVIIDQALFKPVIDAVLHVEDKGAQLALFYVANGILSMVSDNVFVGTVYINEVKTALVEGIITRDQFDLLAVAINTGTNLPSVATPNGQAAFLFLLTSALAPLIRLSYGRMVIMALPYTIVLALVGLAGIVFFVEPMTAWFYDAGWIIQRTGEVVAPVISGGH encoded by the coding sequence ATGCCGATGTCTCTCGGAAACGCTTTTATCAAGAACTTCCTTGGTAAAGCTCCTGATTGGTATAAACTTGCCATCATTTCCTTTTTAATCATCAACCCGTTTGTTTTCTTCCTAGTTGACCCATTTGTTGCGGGCTGGCTGTTGGTGGTTGAGTTTATTTTCACTCTAGCTATGGCTCTAAAGTGCTACCCTCTTCAACCGGGTGGCTTATTGGCAATTCAAGCCGTCGCCATTGGCATGACCAAACCAGAAATGGTTTATCACGAGCTACAAGCAAACCTTCCAGTATTACTCTTACTTGTATTCATGGTTGCTGGTATCTACTTCATGAAAGAACTACTTCTGTTCATTTTCACGAAGATCCTGCTCGGCATCCAATCAAAAATCTTACTCTCTGTCGCTTTCTGTGTCGCTGCAGCGTTTTTGTCTGCCTTCCTAGATGCGCTGACAGTAATCGCTGTAGTTATTAGCGTTGCGGTAGGCTTCTACTCTATCTACCACAAAGTTGCATCGGGCAAAGGCACAACATCTGCGCACGATCATACTCATGATGAAGAGATCTCTGAGCTAACTCGTGATGACCTAGAAAACTACCGTGCTTTCCTACGCTCACTACTTATGCACGCCGGTGTTGGTACTGCACTGGGTGGCGTAATGACCATGGTAGGTGAACCACAAAACTTAGTAATTGCTAAGCAAGCGGGTTGGGAGTTCGGTGAATTTATCATCCGTATGCTGCCAGTAACACTGCCTGTTTTCTTCTGCGGTATTCTAACTTGCGCACTTGTCGAAAAATTCAAAGTGTTTGGTTACGGTGCAGAACTGCCAACGAATGTTCGCCAAATCTTAGTTGAGTTTGACAACAAAGAACGTGCAAACCGTACAAAGCAAGACGTAGCAAAACTATGGGTTCAGAGTGCAATCGCAGTTTGGCTGATTGTTGGCCTTGCGCTTCACGTCGCTGAAGTAGGTTTGATTGGCCTTTCAGTGATCATCTTGGCAACGGCATTTACTGGCGTTATCGAAGAGCACTCAATGGGTAAAGCCTTTGAAGAAGCACTGCCATTTACCGCACTTCTTGCCGTCTTTTTCGCGGTTGTTGCTGTAATCATCGACCAAGCTCTATTTAAGCCAGTAATCGATGCTGTACTTCACGTTGAAGATAAAGGCGCACAGCTCGCACTCTTCTATGTTGCCAACGGTATCTTGTCGATGGTTTCAGATAACGTATTCGTAGGTACGGTTTACATCAACGAAGTGAAAACTGCACTGGTTGAAGGCATTATCACTCGTGACCAGTTTGACCTACTTGCTGTTGCTATCAACACTGGTACTAACCTACCTTCTGTTGCTACACCAAATGGCCAAGCTGCATTCCTATTCCTATTAACATCAGCACTTGCTCCGTTAATTCGATTGTCTTACGGTCGCATGGTTATCATGGCGCTGCCATACACCATCGTATTGGCACTGGTTGGCCTAGCAGGCATTGTGTTCTTCGTAGAGCCAATGACAGCATGGTTCTACGATGCTGGTTGGATCATTCAACGCACTGGTGAAGTCGTCGCTCCAGTTATCTCTGGTGGTCACTAA
- the dusC gene encoding tRNA dihydrouridine(16) synthase DusC, with the protein MRVILGPMEGVLDHLMREILTEINDYDLCVTEFVRVVDQLLPPHVFHRICPELHQGSQTMAGVPIHLQLLGQHPNWMAENAFQAASLGAKGIDLNFGCPAKAVNKSNGGASLLKEPELIYQVVKSCREAVPAHIPVSAKIRLGWEHPEECFEIVDAIEQAKADELTVHARTKVGGYKASEIKWDYINQIREKTSLPLIANGEIWNYQDGQDCIEATGVDSLMVCRGAFNIPNLGNVVKHNHQKMPWDKVIELLLRYSEFQIKGDKGMYYPNRVKQWFVYLSKGYPEANELFKEIRTFKKAPPIVERLQRYQEERRQPV; encoded by the coding sequence ATGCGCGTAATACTTGGCCCTATGGAGGGCGTTCTAGACCATCTAATGCGTGAAATTCTCACAGAGATTAATGATTACGATCTCTGTGTAACAGAATTTGTGCGCGTCGTTGATCAACTTCTTCCTCCACATGTGTTCCACCGTATTTGCCCTGAGCTGCATCAAGGCTCTCAGACCATGGCTGGTGTGCCCATCCATCTCCAGCTTTTAGGGCAACATCCAAATTGGATGGCCGAAAATGCCTTTCAAGCTGCTAGCTTAGGCGCTAAAGGCATTGATCTTAATTTTGGTTGCCCAGCAAAGGCGGTCAACAAAAGTAATGGTGGTGCGTCACTGCTTAAAGAGCCAGAACTCATCTATCAAGTGGTGAAGTCTTGTCGAGAAGCGGTACCTGCACATATTCCCGTGTCCGCAAAAATCCGATTAGGTTGGGAGCACCCGGAAGAGTGCTTTGAAATTGTCGACGCTATCGAGCAAGCAAAAGCTGACGAACTCACCGTGCATGCAAGAACCAAAGTTGGCGGCTATAAAGCCAGCGAAATCAAATGGGATTACATCAATCAAATAAGAGAAAAAACTTCTCTACCGTTGATTGCTAATGGGGAAATCTGGAACTATCAAGATGGTCAAGATTGCATTGAAGCAACAGGCGTCGATTCATTGATGGTCTGCCGCGGTGCTTTCAATATTCCAAACCTTGGTAACGTCGTTAAGCACAACCACCAGAAAATGCCGTGGGATAAAGTCATTGAACTTTTGCTGCGCTATTCAGAGTTTCAAATTAAAGGGGACAAAGGTATGTACTACCCCAATAGAGTGAAGCAGTGGTTTGTTTATTTAAGTAAAGGCTACCCTGAAGCGAACGAACTGTTTAAAGAAATTCGTACTTTCAAGAAAGCGCCACCGATTGTAGAGCGTCTTCAACGTTATCAAGAAGAACGCCGCCAACCTGTTTAA
- the yfbV gene encoding terminus macrodomain insulation protein YfbV, translating to MSNRVGLASSLKDGQKYMDLWPVRKELNAIFPEQRIIKATRFGVKVMPAIAAISVLTQMVFNNYQAMPQAVVMALFAISLPLQGMWWLGNRSNTQLPPALVSWYRELHEKITETGFALEPMKSRPRYKELAIILNRAFRQLDKSSMERWF from the coding sequence ATGAGCAATAGAGTTGGTTTAGCTAGTAGTTTAAAAGATGGCCAAAAGTACATGGATCTCTGGCCCGTCCGAAAAGAGTTAAACGCGATCTTCCCAGAACAGCGCATTATTAAAGCGACGCGTTTTGGCGTGAAAGTGATGCCTGCTATTGCCGCTATTAGTGTTCTTACACAAATGGTCTTTAATAATTACCAAGCGATGCCACAGGCTGTGGTTATGGCTTTGTTTGCAATCAGCTTGCCGCTTCAAGGCATGTGGTGGTTGGGCAATCGCTCAAATACACAACTTCCGCCGGCGCTAGTATCTTGGTACCGTGAATTGCATGAAAAGATCACTGAAACGGGTTTTGCGTTAGAACCGATGAAGTCGCGCCCTCGTTATAAGGAATTGGCGATTATCTTGAATCGCGCATTCCGTCAGTTAGACAAATCTTCAATGGAACGTTGGTTCTAA
- a CDS encoding prepilin-type N-terminal cleavage/methylation domain-containing protein, translated as MKSKSQGFTLLELIVVVVILGVLAVTAAPRFLGVQRDAHEALAQGAFSAFRNSIDMYHSQWLVDGEPTFDQVVNYGEGDVYPSETGFPISVLDTPPAETPQVSGDQCVALWNSLIDSDLVARSQYDTGFILPSDEAIVSWYTGTPECYYYYTPSFTSSERLPILYYSPITGEIRVTREMANTAP; from the coding sequence ATGAAATCAAAGTCCCAAGGTTTTACATTACTCGAACTTATTGTGGTAGTCGTTATTTTGGGTGTATTAGCGGTAACCGCTGCGCCTCGTTTTCTTGGTGTTCAGCGGGATGCTCATGAAGCATTGGCGCAAGGTGCGTTTTCAGCATTTAGAAATAGTATCGATATGTATCACTCGCAATGGCTTGTCGATGGTGAGCCTACTTTTGATCAAGTGGTGAATTATGGTGAAGGTGATGTATATCCGTCAGAAACTGGGTTTCCAATCTCAGTTCTTGATACTCCGCCAGCTGAGACTCCACAAGTTAGCGGTGACCAATGTGTGGCACTTTGGAACTCTTTGATTGATTCTGATTTGGTCGCTCGTTCTCAATACGATACTGGCTTTATTTTGCCTTCTGATGAAGCCATTGTTAGTTGGTATACTGGAACACCCGAATGCTATTACTACTACACTCCAAGCTTTACAAGCTCTGAACGTTTACCCATTCTCTATTATTCACCAATTACCGGAGAAATAAGAGTAACTCGAGAAATGGCGAACACCGCTCCTTAG
- a CDS encoding acetate kinase, giving the protein MSKLVLVLNCGSSSLKFAVVDAETGAEHLTGLAECLGLPEARMKWKLDGKHEAQLGAGAAHVEALSFMVETILASKPELKANLGAIGHRIVHGGEQFTSSALITDEVLKGIQDAATFAPLHNPAHLIGIEAAQQNFPGLQNVAVFDTAFHQTMPSESYLYALPYNLYKEHGIRRYGMHGTSHLFITREVAGLLNKPVEEVNIINCHLGNGASVCAIKNGQSVDTSMGLTPLEGLVMGTRCGDLDPAIIFHLHDALGYSVEEINNMLTKESGLAGLTEVTSDCRFVEDNYGEKEEATRAMDVFCHRLAKYVAGYTATLEGRLDAITFTGGIGENSGPIREMVLNRLGIFGIEVDGEANLKARFGGEGTITTANSRIPAMVISTNEELVIAEDTAKLAGL; this is encoded by the coding sequence ATGTCTAAGCTAGTTTTAGTTTTAAACTGTGGTAGTTCTTCTCTTAAATTCGCTGTTGTTGATGCAGAAACAGGTGCAGAGCACCTAACTGGTCTTGCTGAGTGTCTAGGTCTTCCAGAAGCTCGTATGAAGTGGAAACTTGATGGCAAGCATGAAGCACAACTAGGCGCGGGCGCAGCTCACGTAGAAGCACTATCTTTCATGGTAGAAACTATTCTTGCTTCTAAGCCTGAGCTTAAAGCTAACCTTGGCGCTATCGGTCACCGTATCGTACACGGTGGCGAGCAGTTCACTTCTTCTGCACTTATCACTGATGAAGTTCTTAAGGGTATTCAAGATGCTGCGACTTTCGCACCTCTTCACAACCCAGCTCACCTTATCGGTATCGAAGCAGCTCAACAGAACTTCCCTGGTCTACAAAACGTTGCTGTATTTGACACTGCGTTCCACCAAACAATGCCTTCTGAGTCTTACCTATACGCTCTACCGTACAACCTGTACAAAGAGCACGGCATCCGTCGTTACGGCATGCACGGTACTTCTCACCTATTCATCACTCGTGAAGTTGCAGGCCTACTAAACAAGCCAGTTGAAGAAGTTAACATCATCAACTGTCACCTAGGTAACGGCGCTTCTGTATGTGCTATCAAGAACGGTCAATCTGTAGATACTTCTATGGGTCTTACTCCTCTTGAAGGTCTTGTAATGGGTACTCGTTGTGGTGACCTAGATCCTGCGATCATCTTCCACCTACACGACGCTCTTGGTTACTCTGTTGAAGAAATCAACAACATGCTAACTAAAGAGTCTGGTCTTGCTGGTCTAACTGAAGTGACTTCTGACTGTCGTTTCGTTGAAGACAACTACGGTGAGAAAGAAGAAGCAACTCGTGCAATGGACGTGTTCTGTCACCGTCTAGCTAAGTACGTAGCTGGTTACACTGCAACTCTAGAAGGTCGTCTAGACGCAATCACTTTCACTGGCGGCATCGGCGAGAACTCTGGCCCAATCCGTGAAATGGTTCTTAACCGCCTAGGCATCTTCGGCATCGAAGTTGACGGTGAAGCTAACCTTAAAGCTCGTTTCGGCGGCGAAGGTACTATCACTACAGCTAACAGCCGTATCCCAGCAATGGTTATCTCTACTAACGAAGAGCTAGTAATTGCTGAAGACACTGCGAAACTAGCAGGTCTTTAA
- the malZ gene encoding maltodextrin glucosidase gives MKPFIFHAQTSDYFHEKDGVLTVTIMSERDDWNRVLLRHEPDNEEYLLDMIKVGTEGRLTVWQVSFPVNSDRDITHYVFKLVDSNGQHWLDARGIHSRVPSREFHFKFNAHHRPPSWVSEQVFYQIFPERFCNGNPSISVKAGEYRLKENTLDVVVKEWGDSVEGHNGTGAAEFFGGDLAGIHSKLDYLQDLGITALYLNPIFQSPSNHKYDTTDYYNIDSHFGTNDEFAALSNDIHKRDMRIVLDAVFNHTSVEHPWFDKLKVTGAGAYDHPGSAFHDYYFFAPDNPQQYVGWKGISSLPVLNFSNASVRDYIYQSQDSVIKHWLKAPYNVDGWRFDVIHMLGEGEGAYNNAHYVEAFRNSAKAENSEAYILGEHFFEATSWLQGAQEDGSMNYYGFAHPVRALLAKQDIAYEPIEIDMLDFSDWLAEARAKVPWLNQLSQLNQLDSHDTARLLTLLGGDQAKQKLALTLLFTYVGTPCLYYGTEVGVEGGQDPDNRRCFPWGKEHSSAWFPFHQALIKLRTERHSLQSGSYLELYCDTETLVFTRCLKGEKTLVVLNLSQDEKLLSLPVWMLGQEQGELVALLGRIERVLICNGTADIVIPAMQSMIFDVVNKLD, from the coding sequence ATGAAACCATTTATCTTTCATGCCCAAACTTCTGATTACTTCCATGAAAAAGATGGCGTATTAACCGTAACAATAATGTCTGAACGTGATGACTGGAATAGAGTTCTCTTGAGGCATGAGCCGGATAACGAAGAGTATCTGCTTGATATGATCAAAGTCGGTACTGAAGGTCGCTTGACGGTGTGGCAAGTCTCTTTTCCAGTTAATTCAGACAGAGACATTACTCATTATGTATTCAAGTTAGTCGACTCAAACGGACAGCACTGGCTTGATGCTAGGGGTATACATAGTCGCGTTCCTAGCCGTGAGTTTCATTTCAAGTTTAATGCCCATCACCGACCACCATCATGGGTGTCGGAGCAGGTCTTCTACCAAATCTTCCCAGAACGTTTTTGTAACGGTAACCCGAGTATCAGTGTTAAAGCTGGGGAATATCGCTTAAAAGAAAACACCTTAGATGTCGTGGTGAAAGAGTGGGGTGACTCTGTTGAAGGACATAATGGAACGGGTGCTGCGGAGTTTTTCGGTGGCGATCTCGCAGGCATTCATAGCAAGTTAGATTATCTACAAGACCTAGGTATCACCGCTCTGTATCTCAATCCAATTTTTCAGTCCCCTAGTAATCATAAATATGATACGACGGATTACTACAACATCGACTCGCATTTCGGAACCAATGACGAGTTCGCTGCACTTTCAAATGACATCCACAAACGTGATATGAGAATCGTTCTGGATGCTGTGTTTAATCACACCTCTGTCGAGCACCCTTGGTTCGATAAGCTGAAAGTGACAGGAGCGGGTGCCTATGACCACCCAGGCTCGGCATTTCACGACTACTATTTTTTCGCCCCTGACAACCCTCAACAATATGTCGGTTGGAAAGGGATTAGTTCTCTTCCTGTCTTAAACTTTTCCAACGCTTCCGTGCGAGATTACATATACCAGTCACAAGACTCTGTGATAAAGCACTGGTTGAAAGCACCTTATAATGTCGATGGGTGGCGCTTCGATGTGATTCACATGTTAGGCGAGGGTGAGGGCGCTTATAACAATGCGCATTATGTGGAAGCATTTCGAAATTCAGCAAAAGCAGAGAATTCGGAAGCCTACATATTAGGAGAGCACTTCTTCGAGGCTACATCGTGGTTACAGGGGGCACAAGAAGACGGATCGATGAACTATTATGGTTTTGCTCACCCAGTACGTGCGCTATTGGCTAAGCAAGACATCGCGTACGAGCCGATTGAAATTGATATGTTAGATTTCTCTGATTGGTTAGCTGAAGCGAGGGCGAAGGTTCCATGGCTGAATCAGCTATCACAGTTAAATCAACTGGACAGTCATGATACGGCTCGACTACTGACGCTACTGGGTGGCGACCAGGCTAAACAAAAGTTGGCGCTGACTTTACTGTTTACCTATGTCGGAACCCCGTGTCTATACTACGGGACAGAAGTGGGAGTGGAAGGCGGGCAAGACCCGGATAACCGAAGATGCTTCCCTTGGGGAAAGGAACACTCTTCGGCTTGGTTTCCATTCCATCAAGCGTTGATAAAACTAAGAACAGAACGTCACAGCTTACAAAGTGGCTCCTACTTAGAGTTATATTGTGATACTGAGACTTTAGTGTTTACGCGCTGTCTTAAGGGCGAAAAGACACTGGTTGTGCTGAACTTATCCCAAGATGAAAAGCTGTTGTCTTTGCCTGTGTGGATGCTTGGACAAGAGCAAGGTGAGCTGGTCGCTTTGCTTGGTCGAATAGAACGTGTTTTGATCTGTAACGGTACCGCAGATATTGTTATTCCAGCGATGCAGTCGATGATTTTTGACGTCGTCAATAAACTGGATTAA
- a CDS encoding ABC transporter substrate-binding protein: MGSVRRVLTAALSGCLLMWASSVAANIAKVSVSQVVDHPDLNATRLGLLEGLRAKGFEPGKNLEFSYEMADGNPAQAAKIARDLVSENPHVLVGIATPTSQALVSATRSIPIVFTAVTDPVGARLVKQLDKPGRNVTGLSDLSPIVQHVSLIKELLPEASSIGVVYNPAEANAVALVGLLRKATRDFGYTLHTEKVLTIDDVEAKTESVAKKSDVIYALTDNTVASGMEGLIDAANQAGTPVVAGATSYVGKGAIAGLGLDYYDVGIQTADYVAAILNGQKPGKLSVKTAQSSQLVVNLDAARKLGVTVPQSVIDRAIVSR, translated from the coding sequence ATGGGTTCTGTAAGAAGAGTATTAACGGCTGCGTTGAGTGGTTGTCTGTTGATGTGGGCTAGTAGCGTGGCAGCAAATATTGCCAAGGTATCGGTTTCACAAGTTGTCGATCATCCAGATTTGAATGCAACGCGCTTAGGGCTTCTTGAAGGATTAAGAGCTAAAGGCTTTGAACCCGGTAAGAACTTAGAATTTTCCTATGAAATGGCTGATGGCAACCCGGCTCAGGCAGCAAAGATTGCCAGAGATTTGGTCAGTGAAAACCCACATGTACTCGTTGGTATCGCAACACCGACTTCTCAAGCTTTGGTTTCAGCAACTCGCTCGATACCAATTGTGTTTACCGCAGTAACTGACCCCGTCGGTGCAAGGCTTGTCAAACAGTTAGATAAGCCGGGCCGAAATGTCACGGGTCTTTCTGATCTCTCGCCAATCGTCCAACATGTATCTTTGATCAAAGAGCTTCTTCCTGAGGCTAGTTCAATCGGTGTCGTTTATAACCCTGCCGAAGCGAATGCCGTTGCGTTAGTTGGGTTATTGAGAAAGGCGACCCGAGACTTCGGGTATACACTTCATACTGAAAAAGTGCTGACTATCGATGATGTAGAAGCAAAAACCGAATCCGTCGCGAAGAAATCTGATGTTATCTATGCGTTGACCGACAATACGGTTGCTAGCGGTATGGAGGGGCTGATAGACGCTGCAAACCAAGCTGGCACACCTGTGGTTGCAGGAGCGACGTCTTATGTGGGCAAGGGGGCGATTGCTGGTTTAGGCCTAGATTATTATGATGTTGGGATTCAAACTGCGGATTATGTGGCTGCAATTCTTAACGGACAGAAGCCAGGGAAGTTGAGTGTCAAAACTGCGCAGAGTTCTCAGCTGGTGGTGAACCTAGATGCTGCTCGTAAGCTTGGCGTGACTGTACCTCAGTCTGTGATCGATCGTGCGATAGTTAGTCGTTGA
- the dsbB gene encoding disulfide bond formation protein DsbB has product MLKDFSKGRLSWLLLLAFIVFFEACALFFQHVMMLGPCVMCIYERVAMLAIGVAAIIGAISPHNPISRWLGLAGWGFGAYKGLTLALEHVDYQFNPSPFATCDLFVTFPSWAPLNQWAPWMFEAYGDCSKVVWQFLELSMPQWLVIIFAGNLVAFGFVVISQFVKSKND; this is encoded by the coding sequence ATGCTTAAAGACTTCTCTAAGGGACGTTTATCTTGGCTTTTACTGCTGGCTTTTATTGTCTTTTTTGAGGCATGCGCTCTCTTCTTCCAACACGTGATGATGCTTGGCCCTTGCGTAATGTGCATCTATGAACGCGTTGCGATGCTTGCTATCGGTGTTGCTGCAATCATTGGTGCTATCTCCCCTCATAACCCAATATCACGTTGGTTAGGCCTTGCTGGCTGGGGATTTGGCGCATACAAAGGTTTAACGCTGGCTTTAGAACATGTTGACTACCAGTTTAATCCGTCTCCTTTTGCGACTTGTGATCTGTTCGTGACTTTCCCAAGCTGGGCACCTTTAAACCAATGGGCTCCGTGGATGTTTGAGGCTTACGGCGACTGCAGCAAGGTTGTGTGGCAGTTCTTAGAACTTTCGATGCCACAATGGCTTGTGATTATCTTCGCGGGTAACTTAGTTGCTTTCGGTTTTGTAGTGATTTCTCAATTCGTTAAATCAAAGAATGACTAA
- a CDS encoding SEC-C metal-binding domain-containing protein — protein MTYQLLSLPESITDITPQFMEGAILASNLATKPLDPEEWIAIVAPEAGKELVTTVTEQINRQHNLIQRNEYLLTDVLAEGDFNEQFADFSEGFMMVWPTVEEQWQSVTVADGTLRMLQALLTTLMLAIDEEQTQQQMIAAGLTNPPSLADLVGQVDLMISEVAMAADEAMLGNKSQSVNPFKDIGRNDLCPCESGKKFKQCCGKNS, from the coding sequence ATGACATATCAATTATTAAGCCTACCAGAATCAATCACAGATATTACTCCGCAGTTTATGGAAGGTGCAATCCTTGCGTCTAACTTAGCGACAAAGCCACTCGATCCTGAAGAATGGATTGCTATCGTAGCGCCCGAAGCGGGTAAAGAGCTGGTAACAACGGTTACAGAACAGATTAACCGTCAGCACAACCTGATTCAGCGTAATGAATATTTACTGACAGACGTCTTGGCTGAAGGTGACTTTAACGAGCAGTTCGCCGATTTTTCTGAAGGCTTCATGATGGTTTGGCCAACAGTGGAAGAGCAGTGGCAGAGCGTGACCGTTGCGGATGGCACTTTGCGAATGTTGCAAGCGCTCCTAACAACGTTGATGTTGGCGATTGATGAAGAACAAACTCAACAACAAATGATCGCTGCAGGGCTTACTAACCCACCATCGCTTGCCGATTTAGTGGGTCAAGTCGATCTGATGATTTCAGAAGTGGCTATGGCAGCGGATGAAGCGATGCTGGGCAATAAATCCCAGAGCGTGAACCCGTTTAAAGATATTGGTCGAAACGACCTGTGCCCTTGTGAGAGTGGTAAGAAGTTTAAACAATGCTGCGGTAAAAACAGCTAA